One genomic window of Moorella glycerini includes the following:
- a CDS encoding HD domain-containing phosphohydrolase — protein sequence MQYYEELKQIGLQRLQESMSQALGLAALVTCPDGQPLTEISNMCSFCALLNADPEGRARCAAARVVSTRAALEAGRAVLDICHAGLVHLAVPLRVAGETVAVLVGGSAALQPLTEEAVAQLARETGIDREELLAAARTVPLWSEERLWTAAEMMGAVTETVAQLLYTRQELQKKADELSVLFEFSKNVSGSLQVAEAARQGLQAVLELTGASSGSVIMLGEAEPGAATLEVAATLEPYNELRVIPAGEIIAAVEREAVAAHFDSRPGESTPEEKRPAVAVPLTAGGKVTGVLTLAGKPGGQRFTGEEAIFLTTLGTILGLALENARLFRKVRERAAMLERLIEVGQVLSSHLDVDLVLESALASVRDVLGARWCALRVLDENTGELVLRASLGMNPKLQERVARVRPEDNLLGEVLQKGEAVVVEDLAANGSGRHLSYYALEMRALVVVPVKAGGKILGTLTVYSPLPRRWSEEELEYLGIVAAQVGLALENACLYSSLREYYLSTVQALATALEAKDVYTRGHSIRVAQWARSCARMLGLGAEEEEQVYLAGLLHDLGKIGIQEDILLKPGPLTPEERKEMQGHPEVGARILEPARFPAAVIAAVRHHHEDFGGGGYPAGLSREEIPLLARIIRVADAYDAMTSARPYRQAFTPQEAYEELKRCAGRQFDPRVVEAFLRIPQEEMEDIAIRGGGHPDSFAWRNTFFTEAAALTRSGSYYGGESNDRSG from the coding sequence ATGCAGTACTACGAAGAACTGAAACAGATCGGCTTACAAAGACTGCAAGAGAGCATGAGCCAGGCTCTGGGACTGGCAGCTCTGGTCACCTGCCCGGATGGACAACCGCTCACGGAAATCTCCAACATGTGCTCTTTCTGCGCCTTGCTTAATGCTGATCCAGAAGGAAGAGCCAGGTGCGCGGCTGCACGTGTTGTCTCTACCAGGGCTGCCTTGGAGGCAGGGAGAGCAGTTCTCGACATTTGCCATGCCGGGCTGGTGCACCTGGCAGTCCCCCTCCGGGTAGCGGGAGAAACGGTGGCGGTACTGGTGGGTGGCAGTGCAGCTCTGCAGCCGCTTACAGAAGAGGCAGTGGCGCAACTGGCCCGGGAAACAGGCATTGACCGGGAGGAGCTTTTGGCGGCGGCCAGAACGGTACCCCTCTGGTCTGAAGAGCGGCTCTGGACTGCGGCGGAGATGATGGGGGCAGTAACGGAAACCGTGGCTCAGCTGCTGTACACCAGGCAAGAACTGCAGAAAAAGGCAGACGAACTCAGCGTTCTCTTTGAATTCAGCAAAAATGTTTCCGGCAGCCTGCAGGTGGCCGAAGCTGCCCGGCAGGGACTTCAGGCGGTGCTGGAATTGACTGGTGCTTCCAGCGGGTCGGTGATAATGCTGGGCGAAGCGGAACCAGGGGCGGCGACTCTTGAGGTGGCGGCTACCCTGGAGCCGTACAACGAATTAAGGGTAATTCCTGCAGGGGAAATAATAGCCGCGGTTGAGCGGGAAGCCGTCGCCGCGCACTTTGACAGCCGTCCCGGAGAAAGCACGCCCGAAGAAAAGCGGCCGGCAGTTGCAGTACCTCTTACTGCTGGGGGCAAGGTAACGGGGGTACTCACCTTAGCAGGCAAGCCGGGGGGGCAGCGCTTCACCGGAGAGGAAGCCATCTTCTTGACCACCCTGGGCACCATTCTGGGGCTGGCGCTGGAAAATGCCCGGCTTTTCCGGAAGGTGCGGGAAAGGGCAGCGATGCTGGAACGGCTGATCGAAGTAGGGCAGGTGTTATCGAGCCACCTTGATGTGGACCTGGTGCTTGAATCGGCTCTGGCGAGTGTGAGGGATGTGCTGGGTGCACGGTGGTGTGCCCTGCGGGTGCTTGACGAAAATACCGGCGAACTGGTGCTGAGGGCCAGCCTGGGTATGAACCCCAAGTTGCAGGAAAGGGTTGCCCGCGTCCGGCCGGAGGATAACTTGCTTGGTGAGGTGCTCCAAAAAGGGGAAGCCGTGGTAGTGGAGGACCTGGCCGCCAACGGGTCTGGCAGGCACCTGTCCTACTACGCGCTGGAGATGCGGGCCCTGGTTGTGGTGCCGGTGAAAGCGGGCGGAAAGATTCTGGGCACATTGACGGTTTATTCTCCTTTACCGCGCCGCTGGTCGGAAGAGGAACTTGAGTATCTGGGTATTGTTGCAGCTCAAGTCGGGCTGGCGCTGGAGAACGCCTGCCTTTACTCCTCCCTGCGGGAGTACTACCTGAGTACCGTACAGGCGCTGGCAACGGCATTGGAGGCCAAGGACGTATACACGAGGGGGCATTCCATCCGGGTAGCCCAATGGGCACGCTCCTGCGCCCGTATGCTGGGACTTGGTGCTGAAGAGGAGGAACAGGTTTACCTGGCCGGCCTATTACACGACCTGGGCAAAATTGGCATACAAGAGGACATTCTTCTTAAACCGGGCCCCCTCACCCCGGAAGAAAGAAAAGAGATGCAGGGTCATCCTGAAGTAGGCGCCAGGATCCTGGAACCGGCCCGGTTCCCTGCGGCGGTCATTGCAGCCGTACGGCACCATCACGAAGACTTTGGGGGTGGTGGTTATCCGGCTGGCCTTTCAAGAGAGGAGATCCCGCTTCTGGCGCGCATTATTCGTGTGGCCGATGCTTACGACGCCATGACCTCCGCCAGGCCTTACAGGCAGGCATTTACCCCGCAGGAGGCATATGAGGAATTGAAACGGTGT
- a CDS encoding GGDEF domain-containing protein — protein sequence MNLEGVYLIDWLRVACKGSKFFIYLLILVWLVWFIRTSQLRVRKRTAVVLLFIGLPLVLAGISLDLLGEFFRLSTLLKRIVGELILSNTGTFLVLYSMVLMVMELARASCRYQREAESDPLTGLYNRRAFFALAESVLKEAQEGKRSPVLAILDLDNMKKINDTWGHQYGDEALKRVAQAIQKSVREGDVTARYGGDEFVILFPGKGPRLETLRARLERHLKAIRFSGTEIPLSLSVGLARFPADGKDVDALLAVADARMYADKEAKKGRQRAGI from the coding sequence ATGAATTTAGAAGGGGTCTATCTCATCGACTGGCTGCGAGTGGCTTGCAAAGGGAGTAAATTTTTTATTTACCTCCTGATACTCGTCTGGCTGGTATGGTTTATCCGTACCTCTCAACTGAGAGTTAGAAAGAGAACGGCCGTGGTTCTGCTTTTTATCGGCCTGCCCTTGGTGCTGGCCGGCATTTCCCTGGACCTTCTGGGAGAGTTTTTCCGCCTCTCTACATTGCTCAAAAGAATAGTGGGCGAACTTATTCTTTCCAACACCGGTACCTTTTTAGTCCTATATTCGATGGTGTTGATGGTCATGGAACTGGCCCGGGCTTCATGCCGTTACCAGCGCGAAGCCGAAAGCGACCCGCTTACCGGCCTATACAACCGGCGGGCCTTTTTTGCCTTGGCGGAGAGCGTGCTAAAGGAAGCCCAGGAAGGGAAGCGCAGCCCGGTGCTGGCTATTTTAGACCTGGACAACATGAAGAAAATCAACGACACCTGGGGACATCAGTATGGGGATGAAGCCCTGAAACGGGTGGCTCAGGCTATCCAGAAAAGCGTCCGGGAAGGGGATGTAACGGCCCGCTATGGGGGCGACGAATTCGTCATCCTCTTCCCGGGTAAAGGGCCGCGCCTGGAGACACTCCGGGCCCGGCTTGAGAGGCACCTGAAAGCGATACGCTTTTCCGGCACGGAGATACCCTTGAGCCTATCGGTGGGACTGGCGCGGTTTCCGGCAGACGGAAAAGACGTAGATGCGCTGCTCGCAGTGGCCGACGCCAGGATGTACGCGGACAAGGAGGCAAAGAAAGGCCGCCAAAGGGCCGGCATTTAA